The Cryptomeria japonica chromosome 2, Sugi_1.0, whole genome shotgun sequence region acaaataatatatttattttaaattatattaccCGATATAAACTACAGTGCATTGGGTAAGAAATTTCTAGAAAGAAGTAACCACAACCGTCACCAAACCCCTTGCAGTTACACAAGAAATGTATAGTGTAGTAGAAGAGTTAAAGAGGACTGAATCAAACATATCTATGTTTGACATGCTAGAAAGCTACATCCCACCTAAAAGAAGGCTTTGTTGAAATTATTATATAGTTAGAAAATTGGGTCATCTACAGTATAGAAGTTAATTAGTTGACATTGATGATGTAATGGGCACTacatacaaaggaacaaattgagtCCATCCCTCCTAGCTAAGCATACAAATTTTTGAGAAGAACCTACACTACTATTTGGTGGATTTAGGAGCCTCATGTAACACATTATTTCCTTATTCCATTTACAAAAAAAGTGGATTGACTCCCAAACCTATTAATAGAGGGGTGGTGCAACTAGACAAAATAGAGTTCAAAGTCATTAGTGAATTGATAAAAATGCATATGCAATTGGTAATAGATCCTTGATCCTAAGAATACATTGAGATTCATGTGGTGGACATACCAACAATGTACGAGATGTTGCTTAGTATAAAATGGACCAAATTCTTTAGAGGATGGTTCTCCACTAAATTCACCCAATTATAGCTTCCATGGAGTGGATTGTATAACCCAATTAAGATAGACATTGAGCCTAAGATCAAGAATATGATCAAAGAGTATAATGATCTAAATGAGGTAGCCTTCATGGAGACATATTTAGGGGAATGCAAGACTAATGACACCATGGTTTGCACTATACAAGAAGATATAATTTATAATGAGAACCTtgtaagaagtctacaaggatttGGACCTATTTATCCTACTTTCCaataatttatagaaaaaatatgCAATTTATTACATTTGAGATATTATGTTGATGCTTATATTCTCTTGATTCCAAGGTAGTGTAGGGTACATGGCCAAGATCATTTAAGATTTGTAATTCCCACATGTTAGGATGTCTTGATGAAAGTTAAGATCATGCTATCCCATGATTATGATACAAATAAAGTTGAAGAATGAAGAAACACACTATTCCTTTAGAAATATAAAGGAAAGATCTTGATTCTAATACTACTAAGACACAACTAGATAAAGTCAAGGTGAAGGAAACTCAATAAATAACACAATTTTTGTAGATAAGAATCTTTATACTCATTTGCTAACCATGACCTCAAAGGAATATAACTCAAAAACCAATAAGACCAAATGGAATCCATGTGCAAGTTATGGTTCGATGGATATAAGTGCATACAAGGATAGAGCCAACTAGCACATATGATAGAGTCTTTCTTGGGTTCTTATTGATTATAGTTCACTTGGACTAATAACATGGCTGATATGAAGTTTTGATACAAGGATTATTTCTTGCTCATAAAAAGAAGGTGAAGCACCTATCCATAGAAGAAGACTCCTAGCTAGTCATTAGAAATATTAGGAGCCAAAATATATGCCACAATAAAAAGTTGTTCTCCTATCACAATTGGGTGTGTGATTTGATAGAATATTTTAATCCTTTaaacatccattcaatattgagGAAAATGAATCAAATTATAGATTCATTAACATATTTTTATAGATCATCAGAACCTATGACTATTCTAAATTAAATCTAGATTTTCTATGGAGTTAGTATCAGCGCTAACAATGGTAGATAATGTCACCAATTTCCAATTATTTGATGATGACAATTGGATATCATTGAGTTTGTCATGAGTACTAAAATATTTTCTACCCAAGTTATAGACAAAAAGGATATAGATCCTTTTGAGATAAGCAATGATGGTCTAGTCAACTTTAAGACATATACTATCTCGAAAGGAATGGTGGCATTATAAAGGATTTTTTATTACAATGAAGCTACCAAGAGAAAGAGACCCTCTAGAGAATTAGGAGGAGATAAGTGTGACCTCTATAATCTAGGCGATGAACAAGACAAGATAAAAGTGATCATTGGGAAAATTTGCTTGCCGCAAGAAAGGTGCAGAATCATAAGGTCTCCTAAGGCCTACTAGAGTGTCATAAAATGAAGTTATAATGAATTAAAAATGTATGATAACTTGGTGATTATATATACCATCCTTTTCATGTCTTAAACCAAGCATTTCAATAAGACATAGAGATCCATGCATGTTTTGATATAAACCATGATTTTAAAAAAGAAGTGCAAAAATTGTTAATCACTAGAATCATTAACCTGAGAAAATATTCCACTTCTAGGTTGCCAATTTGGTACTCTTTTGGAAAAAAAATAGAGAGATTGGGTTGTGCATGGAATTTAGTTTCAAAGAAGGACAACTATCGACTCCATTCATTAGACAAAGTAATGTCTATTGTAAATGAGTTCCAAATGATGTCATTCTTAGATGGCTATTTTGATAACCTCGTCCTGTGGccttaaaaaatgaaaaagaaagaagaatccTTTGCATGAGATTTTGAGTTGCATCAAGATGGGCCCAATAATTGGTGACTCATTTTCAAAGCATGCTTTCAAGAAGAGTTCTCCTACAAAATATCTTATGAGACTGAGATCCTATAACATCTACAAGCATTATCAAATTTAGGGATGGGTGAAATCACATCCACTAGAGGTTCAACATTCTTACTTGCGAAATACCTTTAGGATAATTTTCTTAGGATACTTGCTTTAAGGAGTTATTTTTTAGAGCCACCAAATCATCAATATGAACTATTGGGTTGAAGACATTTGAGGCCATATAAAGGATAGACTAAAAAATAGCACAATAAATTTCATATTGTGCTATGCCAATTGTAAATAAGTTCCAAATGATGTCATTCTTAGATGGCTATTTTGATAACCTCATCGCGTGAccttaaaaaatgaaaaagaaagaaaagagaaaagagtttTCCTATGCCAAGGGCATGGAGTGACATTAATGGAAGACAATAATTGCAGGAAAAACATAAACCCTAGGATACATAacatcaaaaatatatttttattatacattttttaaattaaattatatattaatgtgtttagaaaagtgatatattttatttataaaattgaaAGCAAGTCACTTGACCCATCTCTCATTACTATTGTAAAATTTCGATATCACATATGCATGAAAAAACAAGAAGTacaattaattttaatttctctaatGACATTTGGTGGCTGACGACAAATCCCCTTAAAAGATGTGGAAATTGAAAACCATAAAGCATGTAGGGTCTAAATATGAATAGAGTAATGATAACAATTAAAAACATAAATTATCAAGAAAAACACAAATCATCAAGAATTTACCTTAACAACAATAGCAAGAATATGAAGATTGTCatatctatgaatatcctttatattctcatttaaaatatatgtactcgtaaaaaagaataaacaaaaagaaaaagatctgaaaaatatttttagaaaataataatttactttttaatttgattttttttatataataaaaaatttaaacaagaGAAAATTCTCGCGAAAACAAAAGTGTACTGTAATAAATTTAACATAGTTTTGAAACTTAtgtaataaatttaatatataataatgtaATAAACTAATTTAACATAGTTTTGAAACTTATGAACCCTTTTGTGGAATTCTAATATTTTGTGTGATCATGCATTATTCTCATAGTTCAAAGAAAGGGCGTGGAATTTTACAAGTGAATATGGCAAAAAGAGACAATCAAACTCGGTGGGGAATTCGTGTAAAAAATTTATTCATGAATGTAGTCAAACTGCCGTATTGACCCCGCTACTTTTGCTACCGTCTTCCTTACGCCGGGTCTTTCTCTCGGTCTTCTTTCGCATATCTATCTCTGCTATTAACAATTGAGGATAAACTAGCTGTGTCTCAATAGGCATGTAACCGTAGGTGGTACTTAAATTTGACGGAAGAGTTGAATTTGGGTAGTATTTGTAAATCGGAGGTTACATCCCCAGTTGAGATCTTACAAATTCCTTTATGGCAAGAATTACAAGATCAAGGGTTACGAATTAAATGGAAATCGGAAACGCTACACTTTAAACTTTTCCTTGTGAGCCATTTCACGGAAAtcattataaatattaaataaataaaaattaaggaTGTGCATCTGGAAATAATAAATGTTAAAGAGTTGAAAGATCAAtgcaataataaaaatattttaaattttattattaaagaATGAATAATTTTTACAGTTAGATGTTTTGGAATTAGGAAGAGATAATGAAAGTTCATAACCCTTTTgaagataaaaatattattatttacaaaATGGAAGGTGAAATCTATATATATCTAGATAAAATGTGTCCTCATGAAAATGATTTGGTAACTTTTCATTTATAATAAAATCGGAATAATGTGACACTCAGCATACTCGGTGAGGCTGAATACTTGAACCGTCGTGTGATATCCCTCTTCTGCTCATATTCCTTGCATAGTGCCAACGACCAGAATGAAGGGTTTGAATGAGATTCCCTTGGTTGGTTATACAGAAGACTCTTCACTTGAATCTATTGAAGGTGCAGCCCTAATTGATGAATTGAAAGGCAGGGGAGGATTGGTTATATCATCACCATTTCCTTCCAACATTTGAACCACTCTGCTCATGCTCGGTCGATCTCTTGAGGTATACTGAATACACCATAGTCCTACTTTGGCCAGCCTTATAGCTTTCTCCTTCTCTTCACATTCTATTTCTGCCTTACCACTTCCTCTCAACACCCTCTCCAACTGCTCATTCTCCTTCAACTTGAATGCCCACTCTGGAAAATACAATTGACTGGACCGGCTTACCTGCACATCAACATTCTTCCTTCCTCCGACCATCTCCAATAATACCATTCCAAAACTGTAAACATCTGACTTGTCCGTTACAGGTCCCAAATTTCTATTCCAAACCTCTGGCGCAGCATATCCTGGTGTTCCTCTTGCTGCTGTCATTGATATATGATCCTTTTTCTTCCCACAGAGTTTAGCCAGACCGAAATCAGCTACCTTTGGTGTGAACTCTTCATCCAGTAATATGTTGTGGGGTTTTATGTCGAAATGAATGATACGATTGTCACAATCTTGGTATAAATAGGCTATTCCACGAGCTGCACCTAAGGCAATTGAATACAGCTGTGCCCAATTGAGGATTTGTTCCTTCTCCCTTCCTGCAAATATAAACTTCTCTAGAGATCCATTAGCCATGTACTCATACACCAATGCGTTTCTGTTTCCTTCGTAGCAATATCCCATGAGGCGAACCAAATGAACATGATGGATCCTTCCGATGGTTGCTACTTCATTCATGAATTGATTTTCAGAGTGCCTAGACTGATCAAGCATTTTAACGGCCACCAGATCGCCAGTAGATAGCTTTCCTTTATATACCACACCAAAACCTCCTTCCCCCACTCTATGTGTAAACTTACTGGTGATCTTCATGAGCTGAGAGTATGAATATCTACATGGCATTTGATGAACATAATCTTGCAAGAACTTCTCTACATTAGAAAGATCAAGTGTCTTGGAAGATGTGGAAAACCACCGTCTCCTATTAACGAACACAACCAGTATTCCCATTACTAACAATGCACCGGTTCCAATGGCCACACCTGATTAATAAGAACCAAGTGAAGGATTTGCATTCACACCAATGAAATATAGATGTAAAGAATATAGATTGACGTATAGATACTAATAAAAGAAGACGTACTCACTTGCAATGATGGCAGTTTTAGCCCTTGAATTGCCTACAACACCCGAATCCATAAAATTCAGCAAatataatgaacaattatttccGATAGAACGCATACACTATCTCATAAAACATTGAATTGATTAGAAAATAATTCCAGTTCGTGTTCTTACGAGCGGGACATTTCTCTGGATACGAGCCGCCTTTGCAGAGGCACCAAAATTGCGTCGTAAAGGGCTCATAGGTACAATCTCCACCACTCGAGCTGCACTTACTGCAGTTTTGGCTGATATTCCATTCTACTTGGAACCCTGGAATTCGACCTGATACAATTGTTGGCAGGCTCTCAACCAGCAGCATAATTTCCGGCTTACATGCGTGACTGAACTCGGACTCTTGAAGATCTGAACTGTAATGCCAACTACCGTTACATTGTAGAAGGGGGAAATTAGCCGTTGCATTACACTGCTCCGACAGAGCCAACTTTATGTTTTGCTCCTCAATGTGAAATTGACTGGTAGACAAGGATTGCCGTGCAGGGTTACTGGTCCATGGGTTGCATTTACCCTCCCACACATTCTTTTCAATTATTGTAATATGATTGTTGGGATCCCCATTCTTATAGACTTGGGGTTTCATTATGTAGTAGTCGTACCCACTAATATTCAGTAGAGGCATAAGTCCATCATCACAGCGAAGCTGAAGAGCAAGGTCCCCGCAGCCGCTGTCCTTTCTTCCAAAAGGATGTGCGAAGGAATAATCCCCACATTGGAAGGGTTCTTCTGGACAAGCTCGTGATGAAGAAGCGAGGCACAATATGAATACTGTGAAGACGAGAAAGAGGAAGCTGGGGGCTGGTAGCCCTTCCACTTCCATGTCCATATATTTTAGATGAGTAAGAAGAGAGATGTAGAAATGGAATAAAGAGGGGAACATGAACGGATGCTTAATAGCACAGAAAGGAGGTGCGAGAAAGCCGAGAGAAAGACATTGGCAAAAGTAGCGGAGTCAATACGCCAATTTGACTCCCCACAAATCGTTAAATCAATTAGGCCTTGGAGTTATTTCATACCGCCTTCTATCACTCATTAAATTTCACGCGCTTTCTTTTGACGCGTTAGACTTGCGCATTGGCAAATTTAAAGGGAAAGCTTCTTTGTTTTGAAGTTTCAACCTTGTTTAGGTGCTCGTTTTGAAGTTTCAACCTTGTTTAGGGGAAGAGCACCTCCTCGTGTTTTAATAATAGTTTATTTTTGACCATTTAATctttcaattaaaataattaaaaaaaagtttattaataaattttacatgtatcAATAGTCatttattttaaaacatttttggatcataattggTCTATTTGTGTATGATTATCGGTACCCATAGCATATGattattggggcatttgtgcataagtattggtaaTTTTAAGTGCACAGTTATTGGGACATCTCTAAGTGGGTATTGGGTGGAACTTTGAAATGTTTACTTTTTAATCTTTGTATACATAATGGATCCTACAACATTCATCGTTACAACCCAAAagccagaacaatagctataagtagttaagttgcatgcaagacaacaacaacaaaaaaatagtcaaaatttgatGTACCGTTTAGAATCTGTGggtgcatgaagttagctataatAAGTACTTGTACGGTTCCCCTAATTCTATGATCTTTTTCCAAATGGAATATCACACCGGGTTAAAACTTTACCTTAGGCCCACCCTCTTATTTTCCTTGAGAGGTGGACATACACACATAAGATGTGAGAGCATGGTCAACTTTTTCGTTCTGTAAATAACTAGCATTTGCACTGACGAAGGTGCAATGGTTATTGTGTAGAATATAGAAGTAAAAGAAAAAGGGTTAAATTTTTTTGTTAGgtttctttttgaaaattttaaatcttaaaaaagttaaaaaataattcATTCGCATAGATCAATTCACAAGAATAAGGGAAGATTAAAAATAGCAAGTGAGGTACAATGTAAGTCATTGGATGGGGCTCTTAGCCTCTTACTAGGGGTTAATGATGAGGATTATATGTTCTAGTTTGTTGGTTACTACATGTGTTTGTGAGATGCCAAGCACCTTGCAAAGCCATGAACATGATAACTTGGTAAGTGTTGAACAAGTCATGCACAGTTTTCTTATCATCGCTAGGAATTTTGGGCTAGCACAAAACAATCAATGGATGATTTAGGGTTTTAGCATAGTGTCATATTCACACACAACATCTTTTGCTTCCTTAAGAACTTTTAAAGATAGATATAAACCCTTAAATTCATCACCATATTTAGATGGATTTATATCACATCACATTACCATATTGATTTTCTCAAGCACCAAATGGCTATATATTTAAGAAGACTTGCAGACACCCAAAAGCTAATATTCGACAAAAGTATCTATTTCAGTATGCtttaaaatattttaacatgaatcTAAGCATCCAATCACATTATGCTTTTATTATGTATTACTCATAATACAACAATGTGTGTGTGTCCGTGCATGTGCAATTCCAATAACCATAAAAGTGCTAAATTTGACAATAATATGAACATAGCTCTTAATGATATCGTAAACCATATATCATTATCAAACATACTACATACTTATCAAATGGTTTCAATACATTTGGCTAAAGTCCATACAAAGCTTATAGTCTCCTCCAGTGTTGAAGAGATGCAATTGTCGATGAATTATCACTAGTTAGTCTAGCCCTATGCACGACTATTAGGCTAACTATAATAGATggatttaaattataaaatttctACTACATCATGCTATTAGAATTCATTTTTCCTCAAATTTAAGCCCCTAGATCATAAAGTCAATTGAGTGcttcaagtgtgtgtgtgtgtgtgtgtgtgtgtgtgtgtgcgcgcacgccatacatgtgtgtgtgtgtgtgtgtgtgtgcgcgcacgccatacatgtgtgtgtgtgtgtgtgtgtgtgtgtgtgtgtgtgtgtgtgtgtgtttattatatCTTTTTATTGATCAACAAAATACTAAATGATCTTGTCATATATTGTATATTAAGCTATTGTAAAAATAAAATCCTACATCAAATAACAATTAGTTAAAATGTGTATATTTCAAATCCTCATAATATCCTCAATCCTTAGACTCAATTTATAatcataaaatttattaattttaattttatttactatacactttcaattttttttaaaaaatgtctCTAATAatctaaaattcaaattcaaaaccaCTATTTAACAATCACTATGTCTCATGTGTATAAGAAAATTGTAATGTGAAACGTAACCATTTAAAAAAATAAGTATATGCTAAACTACTAAAGCAAAAGAAACAATAATTATCTTACTAAATGAATGATGACAATCAATTCTATTATGGGATTTCCTAATATAATAATAACAAGATTTTTTTTACAAATGTAAAATTTCATCTTATTAGTAATTATTAGAAAATTGTGAAAaaataatagtttaaattttttttttttttttgtaaaaggtCTGCATGATACAAAAAGATTGTTAGGATTTGAGGTGTCTCAAATTTAGCTATTCCtaatattgtattattttatttaatgcCTAAATTATAATTTTAGAAGGTGACATGGAAGATGACAAGAATGTGGTTTGTCCCTTCATGGGAAAATGAGCATCTCATTTTGGTAATGGTATTTTTCAATGTGTTGGTATATTAGAAACATGTATAAGATAGTATTGTATGATAAATTCTTATGATAGGCTATGACAAATTCCTATGTCAGATTTGAAAAGTATTAGAAGACATCTTGCATGGAGAATATGGGCGCCCAAGTCGAgttatgacaagttgtaagagaaTCAGTTGATTATAGTCATTAATAATGGATTctctttgttggtgtaattaaggtattttaccttggttattttctacctaggtcctaattacacatcATTTAAGCTTACTTAAGGAATTTCATAGGAGTAGTTAGAGAATCTCTACTTTAGGTGGCATTATCATGTTATTATTTTCACTTTATGTGGTGTCTCCACCTTTAGTGCATTTATAacattatcatatccaccttttgtggttgcacttttccacctttggCGGGTaatccacctttagtggtgttatcatgTGATAACTTTTTCATTTTAGGTGGGATGATAGGTTTTCACTTTTTGTCTTATTTCATAAGATTATGATACTTGTCACGATCTTATGCACTCTTATGTTCTCACCTaggctatataaccaaggggtttaTACT contains the following coding sequences:
- the LOC131873693 gene encoding rust resistance kinase Lr10-like; translated protein: MGILVVFVNRRRWFSTSSKTLDLSNVEKFLQDYVHQMPCRYSYSQLMKITSKFTHRVGEGGFGVVYKGKLSTGDLVAVKMLDQSRHSENQFMNEVATIGRIHHVHLVRLMGYCYEGNRNALVYEYMANGSLEKFIFAGREKEQILNWAQLYSIALGAARGIAYLYQDCDNRIIHFDIKPHNILLDEEFTPKVADFGLAKLCGKKKDHISMTAARGTPGYAAPEVWNRNLGPVTDKSDVYSFGMVLLEMVGGRKNVDVQVSRSSQLYFPEWAFKLKENEQLERVLRGSGKAEIECEEKEKAIRLAKVGLWCIQYTSRDRPSMSRVVQMLEGNGDDITNPPLPFNSSIRAAPSIDSSEESSV